Proteins encoded in a region of the Rutidosis leptorrhynchoides isolate AG116_Rl617_1_P2 chromosome 9, CSIRO_AGI_Rlap_v1, whole genome shotgun sequence genome:
- the LOC139865715 gene encoding subtilisin-like protease SBT1.5 — MANFISTTLIFYFLTFYIYINNNITIISVSAAHHQTHQTFIVPVQHDAKPSLFPTHRHWYVSSLATALIRDDDVSSRIIHTYDTVFHGFSARLSPLEASKLQSVAGILCVIPEQVHHLHTTRSPQFLGLKTSDSAGLLKDSDFGSDLVIGVLDTGIWPERQSFNDRGLGPVPVKWKGTCDASPTFPASLCNRKLIGAKHFSAGYESTNGKMNETVEHRSPRDSDGHGTHTASIAAGRYVFPASTLGYARGVAAGMAPKARLAAYKVCWNAGCFDSDILAAFDSAVSDGVDVISLSVGGVVVPYYLDAIAIGAYGASDHGVFVSASAGNGGPGGLTVTNIAPWVTTVGAGAIDRDFPADVKLGNGKLIPGVSVYGGPALAHNHLYPLIYAGNEGGDGYSASLCLEGSLDPKSVEGKIVLCDRGINSRATKGEVVKKAGGIGMILANGVFDGEGLVADCHVLPATSVGASSGDEIRRYIMSSLKSKSKDQPKATIIFKGTRINVRPAPIVASFSARGPNPESPEILKPDLIAPGLNILAAWPDKVGPSGLASDNRKTEFNILSGTSMACPHVSGLAALLKAAHPQWSPAAIRSALMTTAYTLDNRGETMIDESTGNSSTVMDFGAGHVHPQKAMDPGLVYDISSYDYVDFLCNSNYTTKNIQVITRKHSDCSRAKKAGHTGNLNFPSITAVFQQYGKRKMSTHFIRSVTNVGEAKSIYSVSISRPRGMNVTVEPMKLVFRRVGQKLNFLVRVKVVAMKLSPGSSVTKSGSIEWSDGKHIVRSPVVVTMQEPL, encoded by the coding sequence ATGGCCAATTTCATTTCTACTACTTTAATTTTTTATTTCCTTACCTTTTacatttacattaataataatattactattatttcgGTTTCTGCTGCACATCACCAAACTCATCAAACTTTCATAGTTCCTGTTCAACACGACGCTAAACCATCACTATTTCCAACTCATAGACACTGGTACGTTTCATCTCTCGCTACTGCACTTATTCGGGACGACGACGTTTCCTCTCGTATCATTCACACTTACGACACCGTTTTTCACGGCTTCTCAGCAAGGCTATCACCTCTCGAAGCTTCCAAACTCCAATCTGTAGCTGGCATCCTCTGTGTTATTCCCGAACAAGTTCATCACCTCCATACCACGCGTTCACCCCAATTCCTAGGGCTTAAAACCTCCGATAGTGCCGGTTTATTAAAAGACTCGGATTTCGGGTCGGATCTAGTTATCGGTGTTTTAGATACCGGGATTTGGCCCGAGAGACAGAGTTTCAACGACAGAGGCTTAGGTCCTGTGCCAGTTAAATGGAAAGGCACGTGCGATGCCTCACCTACTTTTCCGGCGAGTTTATGTAATCGGAAGTTGATCGGAGCAAAACACTTCTCCGCAGGATACGAATCCACCAACGGAAAAATGAACGAAACGGTTGAGCATCGTTCGCCGCGAGATTCAGACGGTCATGGAACTCATACTGCTTCAATCGCCGCCGGCAGGTACGTTTTTCCGGCTTCAACCCTCGGTTATGCTCGTGGTGTCGCTGCCGGAATGGCACCGAAAGCTCGTCTAGCCGCCTACAAGGTTTGCTGGAATGCTGGTTGTTTTGATTCCGATATACTCGCCGCCTTCGATTCAGCCGTTTCCGACGGCGTAGACGTTATATCCCTAAGTGTTGGCGGCGTTGTTGTACCCTACTACCTCGATGCGATCGCAATCGGTGCTTACGGTGCTTCAGATCACGGTGTTTTTGTCTCTGCTTCTGCAGGAAATGGAGGTCCAGGTGGACTCACCGTAACAAACATAGCACCGTGGGTAACAACCGTCGGAGCCGGAGCAATTGACCGTGATTTCCCTGCTGACGTCAAGCTCGGAAACGGTAAGTTGATTCCAGGTGTGAGTGTATACGGTGGGCCCGCATTGGCGCACAATCATCTGTATCCGCTAATTTACGCGGGGAATGAAGGGGGTGATGGTTACTCAGCTTCACTGTGTTTGGAAGGTTCTTTAGATCCTAAATCCGTTGAGGGCAAAATAGTCTTATGTGATAGAGGTATCAATTCGCGAGCTACCAAAGGGGAAGTAGTTAAAAAAGCCGGCGGAATCGGTATGATATTAGCAAACGGCGTGTTTGATGGTGAGGGTTTAGTCGCTGATTGCCACGTGTTACCTGCGACATCTGTAGGTGCATCATCCGGCGACGAGATCAGGAGGTACATCATGTCATCTTTAAAATCTAAATCAAAAGATCAACCAAAAGCCACAATAATTTTCAAAGGAACCAGAATAAACGTTAGGCCAGCGCCCATAGTTGCTTCATTTTCTGCGCGTGGGCCGAACCCTGAATCACCCGAAATTTTGAAGCCTGACCTTATTGCCCCAGGACTTAACATTCTTGCGGCTTGGCCGGATAAAGTTGGTCCGTCAGGCCTTGCATCCGATAATCGTAAAACGGAGTTTAACATATTGTCTGGGACGTCAATGGCGTGCCCTCATGTTTCAGGGCTAGCTGCTTTGTTGAAAGCAGCCCATCCCCAATGGAGCCCAGCAGCGATCAGATCAGCATTGATGACAACTGCATATACTTTAGACAATCGAGGCGAAACGATGATCGATGAGTCCACAGGGAACTCATCGACGGTGATGGATTTTGGGGCTGGACACGTTCACCCGCAAAAGGCAATGGATCCTGGATTGGTATATGACATTAGTTCATATGATTATGTTGATTTCTTGTGCAATTCGAATTACACGACCAAAAATATCCAAGTAATTACCAGGAAGCATTCTGATTGTAGTAGAGCTAAAAAGGCTGGTCATACAGGTAACTTGAATTTCCCTTCAATAACGGCTGTTTTCCAACAATACGGGAAGAGGAAAATGTCAACTCACTTTATAAGAAGTGTAACGAACGTGGGTGAAGCGAAGTCAATTTACAGTGTGAGCATTAGTCGACCGAGAGGGATGAATGTGACAGTGGAGCCAATGAAGCTTGTTTTCAGAAGGGTGGGACAGAAGCTAAACTTTTTGGTGAGGGTGAAAGTTGTGGCGATGAAACTGTCGCCAGGGAGTTCGGTCACTAAGAGTGGATCAATCGAATGGTCAGATGGGAAACACATTGTCAGAAGTCCGGTTGTTGTGACAATGCAAGAACCTCTGTGA